Part of the Triticum aestivum cultivar Chinese Spring chromosome 4D, IWGSC CS RefSeq v2.1, whole genome shotgun sequence genome is shown below.
TATGTCGTGGAGGTAGGTGGAGGTAGTTGTACGCGAAACCAAACTTGAGTGTTTTGTTTGTCATACTTTGCAGGTAGATGTAGGTTTGCTTTATCAGTATGTgtaatttgccaatacattcaatgtattgaccctttgtggctgcaacttatcatgttgcggGATTTTCAGATGATCAGTAAGATACAGTAGGGTCGCGAGTCTTCACTCAACATCTTCTCCAGTGGGCATTGATGGACTCATCGTTTATTATGCTACGTTTCTGCTGTTATTATTGAATAAGTTAGCTATGTGCTActcagattgtaataccttatgaattctggatcatacgttatagtaaatgatgcacttgttatttgatattcatatgtactgtgtgtgctagcgagtcgatccagggactagcactgTAAGCACAGAGACATCAAATCTTATCAGGTTCGGGTCGTtatagatggtatcagagcactgTGTTGACTGTAGGTCGTGACCCTAAaaaatggattagaaaagccataggaGTGAAAACTTACTTTACAACTTGTTGTCTACTTGTTAGTTCATACTCTTGTACTcatatctttttttttcaaatataGATGACCCCTGGAATTATATTAGTGCCATTTGAGAAGTTCTAGTTGACAGACCACCATTTCTCATTTGTTACTGATAAACGATTTGCGGTAGTATGATGAGATCATATCTCTTATGGATATGACCTTACCTGTAGGTTTTGCTTGTGTTTtgtgatatgtcatatgtttggttGGTCATTGCTTTATATGTTGTCATCTTTCATGGGTTGTTTGTATTATGCAATTGGGTCCTTTGATTGATCATATTTGCTCTTTTCATGTGATTACTTTAGGATAGTTTTGGTGACTTGTGTGAATTGTGTGAATTTAgtgtttgtttttgttgttgttggagTTTTAGCTGCTAGCATGGGCATATGGTAGTGTTCCCCTTAGACCTATTTCTATCTATATCTCACCTCTGCTTACCCATCAGATGCCGCCGAGGCGTAACACTCGAGGCAGTGGTTCAGgagacaacaacaacaatgacataTCACCATAAATGCAGCAATTTCTTCAGGGACAAACCCAGTTGATACAGTTACTTGTTCAGAACcagaaaaacaacaacaacaataatccaCCCCCACCCCCAGTTGATGCACTTACTCGTTTCTTGAGGTTGAATCCTCAGAGGTTTTCTCCTATTGTGGCTGATGATTGGTTGCGCTCAGTTAATAGGAATTTGGACACAGTTGGTTGCACTGATCCAGAGAGAGTGAGGTTTGCCTCGCATTTGTTAGAAGGaccagccgcagcatggtgggacaaTTACTTGGTCACTTATCCTATTGCTACTATCACTTGGGCGCAGTTCCAGGCAGGTTTTCGCGCGGCACATGTGTCTGCTGGAGCCATGAGTCTAAAGAAGAAGGAGTTTCACAGCTTGCGCCAGGGAGGTCGTACTGTGAATGCATATGTGGAGGAATTCAATAATCTTGCACGCTATGCCCCTAACAATGTTAACACCGATGCAGCTAGACAAGAAAAGTTTCTTGAAGGTCTGGATGATCAGTTGAGTGTTCAGTTGACagtggcaacattcaacaattGTCAGGAGCTTATTGATAAAGCTATTGTACTTGAAGGAAAGTTTCAAGAAGtggagaaccgcaagaggaaggcAAGTGACACAGAGTTCAACTCTGGAGGATAATGGAAGCAGCGTAATTCATAAGCATCTTCTATGTACTATGATTCTGAAGTGGACGCGTATAATGGTCATAACCACAATGCACATAATCATCACAACGACAATGGGTGCAACCACAATGGTCATAGGGATGGAAACAACAACCACGACCTATCGACGCCCACCAAGAACGATATCAGTCAGTTACTTTGTTACAGGTGTAGGGACCTAGGGCATTATTCAAACAACTGCCCTCTGTTAAAGAACATCAATTATGATAGTGGGAGTTCCGGAGAGGACACGTCTGATCACGTTGAAAGGGGACATGTGAACCACACAAGGGTGGGAAGAGCCAATAAGGCACCAGTCTTCGGTAAGGTTTTAATAAAGTTCAAGTATTATGACCGTTCTTTCAGTATTGGTGCATCATATTTAGTCATGTCAATGGAGTTTTGGAAATATGCAATGAGTAAGCCTCGAAACTTTGGAATATGGATTATATCAAGTACCCATCTTTAAACTTTgctagccaactcgaatctcgaggacaagattcattttaaggggggtagatttgtaacatcccaaatttttagatTTGGTATGTTAATAGGATCATTATTTTTCATCGTGATTTCTATGCATATTTGAATTTTCTGTTTATTCGATGTGTTTTCCAACTCAAGGAAAAATAtttggagtggagataatatgacttctcctcTGTTAATTATATTTGGAAAATGCTAAGAGTATATTCTGGAGTTTACATAAATTAGTTGGCATTGTTGAAGCTCAAAGTTATTTTAGAGTTGTTATAATGCTCTTTATGTGGTTGCATTGCATAAATGTTTTTTTTCAAAAGTGcatatgtgttttaaaaatgttcactgttTTATATAGTAGTAATAATGTTTTACTGTATGCCGTGGTATTTTTTGGAAGTCACTAGGTATTTGATTTTAGTCAAatgtatatataaatataaatGTCAGCTCCTAGGTTTTACTGTGCATCAGGCTGGCGCACAGTAAAATTACCCCTCGCCCTCCCGcgcgaggcagaccaataggccaGCCCATTTTTGGCGAAACCGGGCAGCCCACCCGCAGCTACTTCGTTCTATTTGTTTTTTTTCTTCACACCCAAGTCCCGCTGACACTGGACCCCACCAGGTCATCTCCTTCCTCGGGTTGTACTCCTGTTAACGCACGATGCCGAGTCAACCGACTCCAATCCTCGTTGACTCGTCTCTGTTTCTGATCCTTCTACCACGACCAACCCCATATAATTTCCGCCCGAGTCCTCCTCTACCGATTTTCGCCAAAACGGAGTTCTCCCGTGCCCTAGAACGGCTGTTCGATCTCACCGGAGTTCAGCCGCTGTTGACCTCCACCATCGTCGTTTCCGTCGTCGACAGGGGGTCTCTGAACCTTCCCTCCCCTCTGTTCTCCTTGCCTTGGTCTCCTCCATCCCCCTCATCTCTTGTTTTGCACAGGGGAGCACCAGGACGCCGCCCACGAGCCCAACCCGAAGAAGATCGCCGCCGCCCCAAAGCTCCTGTCGCCGTCGATTCTGTCGCGTCTGTAGGTTCCTAGAACCTCCTGCCTTCTCTGTTATCTTCGCCATGCCATACTCTATCTCCCTGACCCCCAGTTTTTCTCAGGGACGCATCCAAACCGAGAACATCGAGCTCGACCCGAAGCTCCACTCCGACGTCGCCGTCCAGCCGGTCCTCGCGGACGCTAGCAGAAGCTCCGGTCGCCCAGGGGCACATATTCGAGTTCGCTGTGTTCCTCCTCACCTCGTCCTGTTCTCCCCTAGCTTGGGAGACCTCTCCAGCGAGCGCACGCTCGAAGTCCGAGCCGGCcacgccgtcttcctcaactccggcggccATCGAGCCATGTCTCTCCGTGAGTCGCCTTGCACCGTCCGATCCCCATCCAATGGCCAAGATTAGATCTGGTGTTTTTTTCTTTGCCGAACCGTTTTTCTCTATGTTGTGGCCGTTTGTCGTTTAAGCCTCGCAGCGAATGGTTCTCAGCCATTAATAGCCCGCCACGTGACAACGCCTCAGCAGCCGCGGCAGTTCTTCCAAGAACGCTATTATGGCATAATTTTTCTTTACAGATTTCATATCATATTTTTGTTTAGGTATATCTTGAGATCTGTAACTCCGAATTCAACGATTCTTTTTCCTGTGTACTCGTAGATACCAGGAGAATACCTTACAACCAAAAAATTCACATCTTTTGcactatttaaatttgaatttgctcaAATTTTAATTCAACCTTCTAGAGGCCATATCTTTCAAACCATTTATCCAgatcagttgattctttttgcattgtgatcctACTAGCATGTAGACAATATTTACCTACTGTTATGTTATGTCAATGAAATTTTTATTTGAATTCCTTGTTGTTTACTTTATTTTAGGGTTATGTGAGCATAGTTTATTTATCGATGACTCCGTTAATCGTATAGATGTCCAGAATGTGAAGCGGATCAGAATTAAGCGTTAGAGTACTTCAACATCGTTCAAGGCAAGTTTGCACTTTTGATCTTGCTCATCCTATATTCTGCTATGCATGTGTGATTTTTATGCTATTACATGTGCTTGGTTTGATCTGTATGTTCTCTGTTGTCATATTCTGATATTGATTGTGTTATGTGATGGTGTGATCAACTTGCTATGGTAGACGTGGGCATGTGTCGAGTGATGCATGGAAGTGGTGAGTGTTTATAGCTGTAGGTTCCGGACTTTGACTCGGGTGAATGCGTCAATGgctgagcgctctattgtccctagagaatgcgccatgaCTGAGTGCACTTGAGTTGTCGGGGCTTTTTCTCATGTGAATGCATCACTGgctgagcgctctattgtccctagagaatgcgccaggGCTGAGCGCACTTGAGACATCTTGAAGATCCTTAATGTTTGCACCTTGCCTATGTCGTGGAGGTAGGTGAAGATAGTTTTACGCGAAACCAAACTTGAGTGTTTTGTTTGTCATACTTTGCAGTTAGATGTAGGTTTGCTTTATCATTATGTgtaatttgccaatacattcaatgtattgaccctttgtggctgcaacttatTATGTTGCAGGATTTTCAGATGATCAGTGAGATATAGTAGGGTCGCGAGTCTTCACTCAACATCTTCTCCAGTGGGCATTGATGGACTCATCGTTTATTATGCTACCTTTCCGCTGTTATTATTGAATAAGTTAGCTATGTGCTACTCAGTTTGTAATACCTTATGAATTCTGGATCATACGTTatagtaaatgatgcacttgttatttgatattcatatgtactgtgtgtgctagcgagtcgatccagggactagcactgtaagcacagagacatcgaatcttatcaggTTCGGGTCCTTAcactgcaaatctctatgtctctctcaacatagaagatcatcattagacactaaatccttcaatgggatctactaaaatgcttgcattagatccctcattagacactatatgttcatcactaggagcatgttaaatgtttgcatcaaatccttcattagcagtctgttcattagacacttcaggatcaagaacaacatgagcttgtatgtttgcatcggaaacttgattagatacatcaggctCATTCAGTTCAGTATtcattgggggagttataaaataagcagaaattggtttcactttctcatagattccctacatacacgcagttttacaacaccgtcaggtttaactattggctagaaattgaacagttgaattagatataatcagggatgtgatgtaccagccacccgaggcggccgcccataccagcccctatggtggtgtcgcccctttttgcgtgtatgattggggtagtgaataATATTCTAGTGGTGCTTTTGATTTatccacagaatggttgaattgcttgtttctatgaactgagttcgccaataatgtgaaggatgccagtcctttcatcctattgtagattgcttagatcttgatatgccaaatgtaatcgcatgaaatatacagtaaaagccagtgtgatgtgtgtggctacaactagtctgacaacccgtcctcatataacatatcaaggacgcaccatcttaccagattaaccattcgacttactaatgcagtgtgggaagaaagaagtattgggactacgtatccaagcaattgatgccgtGGACTctttcgtagaaccttgtaagtgaaaaagaagttgcagtgtgcttgtacaaagagctagcgtacgttcagttacctgcttctcggaattttagttagccacttattgcaaaattgttcaattatgttgctaggcttaatttagtttggtactgattacataatgccatagcctgttaatcctattatagactgcgcctatctatgtgtttgatacttactgttaagaattacatgtttgcctgcacttaaatagctacttaagaaCGTAGATAgatggtcatatgtacttctagggtacaacagaattcacgtgtaatttacgttctgataccctgtttgtttaaatggtttgctgttatcacttgtagcactagtaatgtttgcatgttcatagatagacaactgtcaggtttataagagggacaccgtctttttaacttatatatgtgttggaatcattttgcttacatcaaagaaatttacagatgtctgtgttgctggtaaatgctaccgacttgttactttaatacgttgccaagaacttgttagttttactagttcatgtgtaattaaatatgttgccaaaactggttagttttaatagtttgatgttagtttcttatggctcttgcaacactttatttatgattgctaacattcaagtttgcaggatccaactgaaactccgtttgCACAACAGGTATGtattcagaaacttccttgtttacctagtttgctgctgtaacttgttgttgtaatcatcttaccaacttcaagttttcaagatccaattggaagtccaattgcacagtaggtacatttttaaaaatatatttctgtaaCAGGTTTGCtactgtaacttgttgctctaatcaagttactgactactcaacttttcaggatccaagagaaactccaatgccacaacaggttccttttgcaaaacttgtttgtttaacttctttgctgccgcaaccggttgctctaatcacgttactggctactcaacttttcaggatccaagagaaactctaatgccacaacaggtacattttgcaaaacttgtttgtttaacttctttgctgctgcaaccggttacaatgatgttactaactacttttcagcatccaattgaaactctttaattccttgtttgtttaattggtttgctattataactcccagttgagatgttttgctaacttcaacttttcggaatccaatcggaactttaatggcaaaacaggttagcccaagattaAAGAGCGAGGTctccatggacgttgtatcatcccacaacagtggcaccggcccaatcgtacatcatgaattgccaactgttgatgctctagaggctgaACTATTGGTAGAAacagattctgcttctgcacttagagatgaagttgacatgttgaggaagctaATAGCACATTCagaagcagtactcaagacaaccattaaatatttggtggatttcaaaacaaagcaagccgagtctgaccgcattgttaaggtccagaaggaaaaaaaaggaaattaaattcccacttagtaaatcataggtgaaatgttctttccttcgttgaataacctttgtgttgtttgttcatgtaatcaatcaaaccatttgtttttagagatcatgtaagaattgttttttgtttgtaatttttttagcacaagtctgtattaattgataagactctgggacatttcattttgattgctatgccagacctacaaatatgccaatcgggttgaatgtgcattcaacaataatagtagtatagatggaccttaagtggcgcgcatcggaaagggccaagatgttgtactagcttcgctaaaaaaggatgctcttgtagcaaaaaaagtacagcggcctggcttatgtatgttagttgatattattgatccatatactctataagtgtttatatgtctgttagttttgtacattattggttgattgactcggtatttgaatcttgatacgttgcttgtgtacatatctaaatgggagtacacattatgatacgtgtgacacttgagttggacataaagtggtttcaactattcgaattcaccttaaactggattctagcttctgaattcgagtatcggcatttgtaaatcatattcatatatgacagtggaatacatctttgtcgtgcttttgaagatatataaaaacacatagaatgatttataaagaatcatataggaatacaaaatggattcgaatttagttgccagggtaaacgtgcaTGCTTATTGtgccaaaattcgaaagaagcggcgaaatgtccactcccacgtcggctgcccgaagccaactgtttgggagatggaaattactgtctaccccttacacggacaatccatcagctCGATTTCCACTTCTCTCAATAGGGGTaagttagtaacttcaattagacgtgacacgaccgcctctgagcccattctgacacggtggtcgccaaacatgggcggcaaaacacatttgattcaagctcgtccgaaagacctctgtctctccctccatttccccattcatacacggtgggcagcaaaacaaactcgactcggccgaaatcgatgtaggcaaatattttcaataggggcaggtttgtaacttcactcagacgtgacacaactgccctacctctcagccccgttcatacaccgtgggcgccaaaacaccctctccccGACCAAAATCGCTTTGGGAAATATTAgcgagatgcaagattaccgtcctatccccaaccgacgagacgtccaaattttgaacgggggctaagttcgtaactttcccatatttcggacaggcgcgtcccaaaaacatggttccccg
Proteins encoded:
- the LOC123099822 gene encoding uncharacterized protein, with amino-acid sequence MPSQPTPILVDSSLFLILLPRPTPYNFRPSPPLPIFAKTEFSRALERLFDLTGVQPLLTSTIVVSVVDRGGAPGRRPRAQPEEDRRRPKAPVAVDSVASGRIQTENIELDPKLHSDVAVQPVLADASRSSGRPGAHIRVRCVPPHLVLFSPSLGDLSSERTLEVRAGHAVFLNSGGHRAMSLHVQNVKRIRIKR